The proteins below are encoded in one region of Methanomassiliicoccales archaeon:
- the thsB gene encoding thermosome subunit beta: protein MAYGMGQGNQPIIVLREGTERSRNKEAQYNNIAAARAVADSVRSTLGPKGMDKMLVDSMGDVVITNDGVTILKEIDVQHPAAKMVVEIAKTQDTECGDGTTSSVIIAGELLKKAEALVEQNIHPTIIANGYKMAAAEAIKILDTIAVSVTPTDTEMLKMVAMTAMTGKSVGGQGEFLAEVAVKAVKAVAEKSGKNYTVDVDNIKVEKRTGGSISETEIIEGIVIDKERVHPRMATQVKKAKIALLSVPMEVKKTEVDAKIQIREPSQMQRFLDEEEATLKSMVDQIAAVGTTVVFCQKGVDDLVQHYLAKAGIFAARRLKESDMEKIAKATGATIVGKISNIAKTDLGLADMVEQKKVGENDMIFITGCKNPKAISVIVRGGTEHVVDEVERSLHDALRVVGVALEDGKIVPGAGAPEVELSLRLGNYASTVGGREQLAIEAFASAMEIIPWALAENAGLDAIDMVIQLKSAHEKKGANSKNMGLDLDAGKPADMLKSNIIEPLRVKTQAVKSAAEVANMILRIDDVIASKKGPSGPPGGMGGMGGMGGMGGMGMPGMM, encoded by the coding sequence ATGGCTTACGGAATGGGACAAGGTAATCAGCCTATCATAGTTCTTCGCGAAGGTACTGAGAGATCTAGGAACAAGGAAGCGCAATACAACAACATCGCCGCAGCCCGCGCGGTCGCCGACTCTGTACGGTCGACCTTGGGGCCCAAGGGGATGGACAAGATGCTGGTCGACTCCATGGGGGATGTCGTCATCACCAACGATGGCGTCACGATCCTGAAGGAGATCGATGTTCAGCATCCGGCAGCCAAGATGGTCGTGGAGATCGCCAAGACCCAGGACACTGAGTGCGGCGACGGAACAACTTCCTCGGTAATTATTGCCGGGGAGCTGTTGAAGAAGGCGGAGGCCTTGGTGGAGCAGAACATCCACCCCACCATTATCGCAAACGGCTACAAGATGGCCGCTGCCGAGGCAATAAAGATACTGGACACCATAGCTGTGTCCGTTACCCCCACCGACACTGAGATGTTGAAGATGGTGGCAATGACCGCAATGACCGGCAAGAGCGTAGGCGGCCAAGGAGAATTCCTGGCCGAGGTCGCAGTAAAGGCCGTCAAGGCGGTCGCCGAGAAGAGCGGTAAGAACTACACCGTTGATGTGGACAACATCAAGGTGGAGAAGAGGACCGGCGGATCTATCTCCGAGACCGAGATCATCGAGGGCATCGTCATCGATAAAGAGAGGGTGCACCCCCGCATGGCTACACAGGTCAAGAAGGCCAAGATCGCCCTGCTCAGCGTTCCCATGGAGGTCAAGAAGACCGAGGTGGACGCCAAGATCCAGATACGTGAACCATCTCAGATGCAGCGCTTCCTGGACGAGGAAGAGGCTACCCTGAAGAGCATGGTCGACCAGATCGCCGCAGTAGGCACGACCGTAGTGTTCTGCCAGAAGGGAGTGGACGATCTAGTTCAGCACTACCTGGCCAAGGCCGGAATATTCGCCGCCCGCAGGCTTAAGGAGTCTGACATGGAGAAGATCGCCAAGGCCACTGGAGCAACCATCGTCGGGAAGATCAGCAACATCGCCAAGACCGACCTTGGATTGGCAGACATGGTCGAGCAGAAGAAGGTCGGCGAGAACGATATGATATTCATCACCGGCTGCAAGAACCCCAAGGCCATAAGCGTCATCGTGCGCGGCGGTACCGAGCACGTTGTTGATGAGGTCGAGAGGTCCCTGCACGACGCACTGCGCGTCGTAGGGGTCGCTTTGGAGGACGGTAAGATCGTTCCGGGCGCCGGAGCCCCTGAAGTAGAGCTGTCCCTGCGCTTGGGCAACTACGCATCCACCGTCGGTGGCCGCGAGCAGTTGGCAATAGAGGCGTTCGCCTCTGCCATGGAGATCATTCCCTGGGCCCTGGCCGAGAACGCAGGCTTGGACGCCATAGACATGGTCATCCAGCTGAAGTCGGCTCATGAGAAGAAAGGCGCCAACTCCAAGAACATGGGCTTGGACCTGGATGCCGGCAAGCCGGCAGACATGTTGAAGTCTAACATCATCGAGCCCTTAAGGGTAAAGACCCAGGCCGTAAAGTCTGCGGCAGAGGTCGCTAACATGATCCTGAGGATCGACGATGTCATCGCCTCCAAGAAGGGCCCGTCGGGACCCCCGGGCGGCATGGGTGGAATGGGCGGCATGGGTGGAATGGGCGGCATGGGCATGCCCGGGATGATGTAA
- a CDS encoding Nre family DNA repair protein — MRTLGPQPFDVSPFPETNVSSSSPCHICKGSKNLCGKDRCPLMIKFYSHSRTKKLINTQDLHGSSPPGVFVGRYGYPKVDIGPLVPPDLGDTMIMDTPEQWMGKSIEEIVDFRFRLVRGKHLVDVKNFQNAGRIVDYTRELALAINSVDVEANFSKKPTGRIVLDDNIQPFGPSAKLEKLRISTPKYDHRVEKAYYDTDLKAAEAVKGLYKGEVLISRIQKAFSVGAFGVEDNRRLVPTRWSITAVDDILGKDMLRTTKTFPLINEFRVYDWDQLDNRWSVMLTPTSWRYELIEAWYPNTVWNPLGKQVEIISSHEFFEGRKDYAEIGGCYYAARLAVNELLQRERRQSGAIIFREAHPGYLLPVGVWNVRENVRMALTQRPRKFNTLDQAMAHVQTRMDIPIPTWTSHSAVLQDLKHQRRLDDYV; from the coding sequence ATGAGGACCCTGGGACCACAGCCGTTCGATGTATCACCGTTCCCAGAGACGAACGTCTCCAGCTCTAGCCCCTGCCACATATGCAAAGGGAGCAAGAACCTCTGCGGAAAGGACCGCTGTCCTTTGATGATCAAGTTCTACTCCCATTCCCGGACCAAGAAGCTCATAAATACCCAGGACCTGCACGGCAGCTCTCCCCCAGGGGTCTTTGTCGGTCGCTACGGTTATCCTAAGGTGGACATCGGCCCCCTGGTGCCACCGGACCTGGGTGACACCATGATCATGGACACTCCAGAGCAGTGGATGGGCAAATCGATCGAAGAGATCGTGGACTTCCGTTTCCGCCTGGTCCGGGGGAAACATTTGGTAGACGTTAAGAACTTCCAGAACGCAGGGCGCATCGTCGACTACACCAGGGAACTGGCGCTGGCCATAAATTCCGTGGACGTTGAGGCCAACTTCTCCAAGAAACCTACGGGACGCATCGTTCTTGATGACAACATCCAACCGTTCGGCCCCTCGGCCAAGCTGGAGAAGCTGCGCATATCCACCCCCAAGTACGACCACAGAGTGGAGAAGGCCTACTATGATACGGACCTGAAGGCCGCCGAGGCGGTCAAAGGATTGTACAAGGGCGAAGTGCTGATCTCCCGCATACAGAAAGCCTTCAGCGTCGGAGCTTTTGGCGTGGAGGATAACCGACGATTAGTGCCCACCCGTTGGAGCATCACTGCGGTCGACGACATCCTGGGCAAGGACATGCTGAGGACCACCAAGACCTTTCCGCTCATCAACGAGTTCCGAGTTTACGACTGGGACCAGCTGGACAATCGATGGAGCGTCATGCTCACACCGACCTCCTGGCGTTACGAGCTCATCGAGGCCTGGTATCCCAATACTGTGTGGAACCCCCTGGGGAAGCAGGTGGAGATCATCTCCTCGCATGAGTTCTTCGAAGGTAGGAAGGATTACGCGGAGATCGGCGGCTGCTACTACGCCGCGCGTCTGGCGGTCAATGAGCTCCTGCAAAGAGAGAGACGACAATCTGGAGCGATCATCTTCCGAGAGGCCCATCCTGGTTACCTTTTGCCGGTAGGGGTGTGGAACGTTAGGGAGAACGTGCGCATGGCCTTGACGCAGAGACCGAGGAAGTTCAACACCTTGGACCAGGCTATGGCGCATGTGCAGACCCGCATGGACATCCCCATACCTACCTGGACGAGTCACAGTGCGGTGCTGCAGGACCTCAAGCACCAGCGGAGGCTGGACGATTATGTCTAA
- a CDS encoding radical SAM protein, translating to MSNLDLFLAMEEGRPLPRAPKVSEVRTRVALPPSRLPGLDYALNPYVGCQHDCLYCYAPYVTKRPRSEWTNVLARTDLPLALAREIRGKKGVIGLGTVTDPYQEVERHLLITRRCLMEIIPHGLKVSVLTKSDLILRDLELYRELPGEVGLTVTSISDALSREFEPGAPLPQKRLDALRQFSDVGINAYALVGPLLPVLEEKDAAELVDALVDTGIKWIMLDRFRPRPGMYHDIRSRCGGEIVGDRLESAHLGKDYKGLESFIRKRCSEVGLRCVDAF from the coding sequence ATGTCTAATCTGGATCTATTTCTGGCCATGGAGGAGGGGCGGCCGTTGCCCAGGGCTCCAAAGGTCTCGGAGGTACGTACGCGGGTGGCTTTGCCGCCATCTAGATTGCCGGGTCTGGATTATGCCCTGAACCCATATGTGGGATGCCAGCATGATTGCCTTTACTGCTATGCGCCCTATGTAACCAAACGTCCCCGTTCTGAATGGACCAACGTTCTGGCCCGGACCGATCTGCCGCTGGCATTGGCCAGGGAGATCAGGGGTAAGAAGGGGGTCATCGGTCTGGGAACGGTCACTGACCCTTATCAGGAGGTGGAGCGACATCTGCTCATCACCAGACGCTGCCTGATGGAGATCATACCACATGGCCTCAAGGTCAGCGTTCTCACCAAATCGGACCTGATACTGCGTGATCTGGAACTTTATCGCGAGCTGCCGGGAGAGGTCGGGCTTACCGTCACCTCGATCAGCGATGCCCTAAGCCGGGAGTTCGAACCCGGCGCCCCCCTGCCTCAAAAGCGCCTGGATGCCCTGAGGCAATTCTCCGATGTCGGTATCAACGCCTATGCTCTCGTCGGACCGCTGCTCCCGGTGCTGGAAGAGAAGGACGCCGCGGAACTCGTGGACGCCCTGGTCGACACCGGAATAAAATGGATCATGCTCGACCGTTTCCGACCCCGCCCCGGAATGTACCATGACATTCGTTCACGCTGCGGAGGGGAGATCGTCGGAGATCGTTTGGAGAGCGCCCACCTTGGGAAGGACTACAAAGGCCTGGAATCTTTCATCAGGAAGAGATGTTCTGAGGTCGGCCTACGATGCGTAGACGCCTTCTGA
- a CDS encoding PPC domain-containing DNA-binding protein, whose translation MRYSEGRIGRALVLRLEDGDVLHECVERAAFESKIQRAAVLVVGGADRGSRLVVGPKDGQEEDILPVLTELAGESEIAGVGTLFPDEDGMPSLHLHASCGRGEKSVTGCVRPGVKTWLIQEVIVMELLGLSSKRITDPRTGFKLLEP comes from the coding sequence ATGAGGTATTCCGAGGGACGGATCGGCCGAGCGCTGGTACTACGACTGGAGGACGGGGACGTACTGCACGAGTGCGTCGAGAGGGCCGCATTCGAAAGTAAGATACAAAGAGCGGCGGTCCTGGTGGTAGGTGGCGCCGATCGCGGAAGCCGTTTGGTGGTAGGACCCAAGGACGGCCAGGAGGAAGATATATTGCCAGTGCTGACCGAGCTGGCCGGAGAATCGGAGATCGCCGGCGTGGGCACGCTGTTCCCGGACGAGGATGGAATGCCGTCATTGCACCTACACGCCTCCTGCGGTCGTGGGGAGAAGAGCGTCACCGGCTGTGTACGCCCCGGTGTCAAGACATGGCTCATACAGGAAGTGATAGTGATGGAGCTGTTGGGCCTGAGCTCCAAGCGGATCACCGACCCCCGCACTGGGTTCAAGCTACTGGAACCTTGA
- a CDS encoding carboxymuconolactone decarboxylase family protein — translation MTVNEDDQKKRLEWVLRKVREEYGFIPLVSEVMSSRPDIFLPYSEISSNLFFKPKYMDRHTAELAAIAAGAALGSENCLGVHIPQAIKIGVSEDAILEAMLIGSFMNMNRSNSIAFRCLKKATEGKE, via the coding sequence ATGACAGTTAATGAGGATGATCAGAAGAAAAGGTTGGAGTGGGTGCTGCGTAAGGTCCGGGAGGAGTACGGTTTCATCCCCCTGGTCTCCGAGGTCATGTCCAGTCGCCCGGACATTTTCCTGCCCTACTCTGAAATTTCCAGTAACCTGTTCTTCAAACCAAAGTATATGGACCGGCACACGGCCGAACTGGCGGCCATAGCCGCCGGTGCAGCACTAGGCAGCGAGAACTGCTTGGGAGTGCACATACCTCAGGCCATCAAGATCGGCGTTAGCGAGGATGCGATCCTGGAAGCGATGCTGATCGGTTCCTTCATGAACATGAACCGCAGCAATTCCATCGCCTTCCGTTGCCTAAAGAAGGCCACGGAGGGGAAGGAATGA
- a CDS encoding TIGR00341 family protein — protein sequence MALRIVEVILESGNEESVRDAVKDIDVVEMWCGATSKERLEVHLLVKAENSEALVDALGKAFDSLVIFRLLILPVEATLPRVEEPPKEEPVLEVVEEPKNGEKNRWIKRISREELQEDVEDSSDLNLVYLITVILSVLVAAIGLLKDNVAVVIGAMVIAPLLGPNVAMSLATSLGDNKMIAKSAKTLLAGIFLALSLSVIIGMIFTVDPTVPEIAYRTNIDLSDVVLALASGAAGALFFTIGTSTALVGVMVAVALLPPLVVMGMLLGSGQFNLAYETLLLFMTNFICVNLAGVAVFVAQGVKPSHWWHAALAKKSVSYALLVWVALLIIMIILLLFFS from the coding sequence ATGGCCTTACGCATCGTAGAGGTGATCCTGGAATCGGGGAACGAGGAGAGCGTAAGGGACGCCGTCAAGGACATCGACGTGGTGGAAATGTGGTGCGGTGCGACGTCCAAGGAGCGCCTGGAGGTCCACCTATTGGTCAAAGCTGAGAACAGCGAGGCTTTGGTGGACGCCCTCGGAAAAGCTTTCGATTCACTGGTCATATTTCGTCTGTTGATCCTCCCAGTGGAGGCCACTCTCCCCCGGGTGGAGGAGCCCCCGAAGGAAGAACCGGTCCTGGAGGTCGTGGAGGAGCCTAAGAACGGTGAGAAGAACCGTTGGATAAAGCGCATCAGCCGGGAGGAACTGCAGGAAGACGTCGAGGACTCCAGCGACCTTAACCTGGTATACCTGATAACCGTGATACTCTCGGTCCTGGTGGCGGCCATAGGGCTGCTGAAGGATAATGTGGCAGTGGTCATAGGTGCCATGGTCATCGCCCCTCTGCTAGGTCCGAACGTGGCCATGTCGCTGGCCACATCTTTGGGGGACAATAAGATGATAGCCAAGTCTGCCAAGACCTTGTTGGCAGGCATATTCTTGGCCCTCTCCTTATCGGTGATCATCGGGATGATCTTCACGGTGGACCCCACCGTACCGGAGATAGCTTACCGCACCAACATCGACCTTAGCGATGTGGTGCTCGCACTGGCATCGGGAGCCGCCGGGGCGCTCTTCTTCACCATCGGTACCTCCACCGCTCTGGTCGGGGTGATGGTGGCGGTGGCCCTGCTCCCTCCCCTTGTGGTCATGGGCATGCTTCTGGGTTCCGGACAGTTCAATCTGGCATACGAGACCCTGTTGCTTTTCATGACCAACTTCATCTGCGTCAACCTGGCCGGAGTGGCCGTTTTCGTGGCACAGGGGGTCAAGCCATCACACTGGTGGCATGCGGCTCTGGCCAAGAAATCGGTCTCATACGCCCTACTTGTGTGGGTAGCTCTACTGATCATCATGATCATCCTCTTGCTTTTCTTCTCATGA
- a CDS encoding PspC domain-containing protein: protein MAYCPTCGALNEEQATFCLKCGNSLSSPPAPSYTGYAQTQFDRSFKGAGPLLKAFLSFILVLLIVEVVNALSGESSFANRFGNFLNDNLLLIFLILLLAAYSGYSSRRYAKEYSVLSPLIAAIIITFVLWILANIMDMLGRSNNVNELETIATLLFSILYIIFLLVLLIGYIGVIMRADRPQPPQAIPPTASGPIYNNGAQPDQPYYPAKRLGRSSRDKVFAGVCGGMAEYLNLDPFLMRVLWVVGILVSAGTFLVAYLVLAIVLPKNP from the coding sequence ATGGCCTACTGTCCCACGTGCGGCGCGTTGAACGAAGAACAGGCGACATTCTGTCTAAAGTGCGGCAACTCGCTATCATCGCCGCCGGCGCCCTCGTACACTGGTTACGCTCAGACCCAGTTCGACCGTTCCTTCAAAGGTGCCGGTCCGTTGCTGAAGGCTTTCCTGAGTTTCATATTGGTTCTGTTGATCGTCGAGGTGGTGAACGCGCTGTCGGGGGAATCGTCCTTCGCCAACCGGTTCGGCAATTTCCTCAACGACAACCTGTTGTTGATCTTCCTCATCTTGCTGTTGGCCGCCTATTCCGGTTATTCCTCGAGGCGATACGCCAAGGAGTACTCCGTGCTGTCGCCGCTCATCGCCGCCATCATAATCACCTTCGTCCTGTGGATTTTGGCGAACATCATGGACATGCTAGGCCGTTCCAATAACGTGAACGAACTGGAGACCATAGCCACGCTGCTTTTCTCCATCCTATACATCATATTTTTGCTGGTTCTGCTGATCGGCTATATAGGCGTGATAATGAGAGCAGATCGCCCCCAGCCACCCCAGGCGATACCTCCGACCGCTTCGGGACCTATCTACAACAATGGGGCCCAGCCCGATCAACCGTATTATCCGGCAAAAAGATTGGGACGGTCCAGTAGGGACAAGGTTTTCGCCGGTGTGTGCGGCGGCATGGCCGAGTACTTGAACTTGGACCCTTTCCTGATGAGGGTGTTGTGGGTCGTGGGAATACTGGTCTCCGCAGGCACGTTCCTGGTGGCCTACCTGGTCCTGGCCATAGTTCTGCCCAAGAACCCCTAA
- a CDS encoding GNAT family N-acetyltransferase: MDVRPLRMEDIPRSQILMVKTWTEQLKRSTGLDIEYPVRRSNWYSSRLEVEPGGCLCIFDGDKMLAAGFALKCGTSGWIGPIEVLPECQGQGLGKVILSALEDHLRGRGCQCIGLETIKDSPKNVAFYEKAGYHNDGETLYLEKVLRKDRFIFGSRPRAHKEKEIGRLGNAVSPGYDPSSEFVMAVKSDLGRSFGLEGVAALLLQDPILGSGKSYLRSLLCDSEERMESAMKLVRYSENEMMRGGAISIFTLLRSDSLFLPRLLRVGYLPKGVDLRMIKGDFPQNHRASIISWSG; this comes from the coding sequence ATGGATGTCAGGCCATTGAGGATGGAGGACATACCACGATCGCAGATCCTCATGGTCAAGACCTGGACCGAGCAACTGAAGCGATCCACCGGTCTGGACATCGAATATCCGGTCAGGCGGTCCAATTGGTACTCATCACGCCTGGAGGTCGAACCCGGAGGATGCTTATGCATTTTTGACGGGGATAAGATGCTGGCGGCGGGTTTCGCCCTCAAATGCGGTACATCCGGATGGATAGGGCCGATCGAAGTATTGCCAGAATGTCAGGGGCAGGGCCTTGGAAAGGTCATCCTCAGCGCCCTGGAAGATCATCTGAGGGGACGTGGTTGCCAATGCATCGGTCTGGAGACGATAAAGGACTCGCCGAAAAATGTGGCCTTCTATGAGAAAGCTGGCTACCACAATGACGGGGAAACGCTCTATCTGGAGAAGGTATTGAGGAAGGATCGGTTCATTTTTGGATCGCGCCCCCGCGCTCATAAAGAAAAGGAGATCGGACGCCTGGGGAACGCGGTCTCTCCTGGTTACGATCCATCATCGGAGTTCGTAATGGCAGTGAAGAGCGATCTAGGGCGGTCCTTCGGCCTCGAAGGGGTGGCAGCGCTGCTTCTCCAGGACCCCATTCTTGGATCGGGTAAATCCTATCTGAGATCGCTGCTTTGCGATTCCGAGGAACGAATGGAATCGGCAATGAAATTGGTCCGATACAGCGAGAACGAGATGATGAGGGGGGGCGCGATTTCCATCTTCACCCTGTTGAGGAGCGACAGTCTGTTCCTCCCCCGGTTATTGAGGGTCGGTTACCTGCCGAAAGGGGTGGACCTGCGTATGATCAAAGGCGATTTCCCTCAGAACCACCGGGCTTCCATCATCTCCTGGTCAGGTTAG
- the larB gene encoding nickel pincer cofactor biosynthesis protein LarB: protein MNVRDILERYRLGKIDLQRAEQLLRMDFLERVGEHTLFDHAREARRGIPEVIWGENKSPTMVADIVQAVLKDRDAVLISRASTEQLEALRGVVDPAHLRFIEGSRMIVVDKRPDRPKVGMIGILTAGSSDIAVAEEAKAMAEIMGCQVLTEYDIGVAALHRFLEPLAKMLDQGVDALVVIAGMEGALPTVVSGLADVPIIGVPTSVGYGYGGKGEAALMGMLQTCSPGLVVVNIDNGIAAGATAALISLRCRRER, encoded by the coding sequence ATGAACGTCCGGGACATCTTGGAAAGATATCGCCTGGGTAAGATCGATCTACAAAGAGCGGAACAGCTTCTGCGTATGGACTTTCTGGAACGGGTGGGCGAGCACACGCTTTTTGATCATGCTCGCGAGGCGCGACGAGGCATCCCCGAGGTCATTTGGGGGGAGAACAAGTCCCCTACAATGGTGGCGGACATCGTCCAGGCGGTGCTTAAGGACCGCGACGCAGTGCTGATCTCCCGGGCATCGACCGAACAGCTCGAGGCGTTGCGTGGTGTGGTGGACCCGGCCCACCTCCGTTTCATCGAAGGCTCTCGAATGATAGTGGTCGATAAAAGGCCAGACCGGCCCAAGGTCGGAATGATCGGCATATTGACCGCCGGAAGTTCGGACATCGCGGTGGCCGAGGAGGCCAAGGCCATGGCCGAGATCATGGGTTGCCAGGTGCTCACTGAATACGACATCGGTGTGGCGGCCCTGCATCGTTTCCTCGAACCGTTGGCCAAGATGCTGGACCAGGGCGTGGACGCATTGGTGGTCATCGCCGGTATGGAAGGGGCCCTTCCCACGGTCGTCTCCGGTCTCGCCGATGTTCCTATCATAGGTGTGCCTACTTCCGTAGGCTACGGTTATGGGGGAAAAGGGGAGGCGGCGCTCATGGGCATGCTGCAGACCTGCTCTCCCGGACTGGTGGTGGTCAACATCGACAACGGCATCGCCGCTGGCGCCACCGCTGCTCTGATCAGCCTGCGTTGCCGGCGCGAGAGGTGA
- a CDS encoding NifB/NifX family molybdenum-iron cluster-binding protein, whose translation MKVSIPVMNRDGMSATVGAHFGKVPAYAIIDTETQELTFIDNTSEHMGGIGLPPELLSKVGVQVMLCSGLGPKAVDMLGSFNIQVYVGAEGTVQETMDAWREGKMSAANHANACSEHQH comes from the coding sequence ATGAAGGTATCAATACCAGTTATGAACCGCGATGGAATGTCGGCCACGGTCGGAGCCCACTTTGGAAAGGTACCGGCGTACGCCATAATCGATACCGAGACCCAGGAATTAACGTTCATCGATAACACCAGCGAGCACATGGGCGGTATAGGCCTGCCCCCGGAACTTTTGTCTAAGGTGGGTGTGCAGGTCATGCTCTGCTCCGGACTTGGTCCAAAGGCCGTGGACATGCTCGGCTCGTTCAATATCCAGGTATATGTAGGTGCCGAGGGAACGGTGCAGGAGACCATGGACGCTTGGCGAGAGGGGAAGATGTCAGCGGCCAACCATGCGAACGCCTGTTCCGAGCATCAGCATTAA
- a CDS encoding ATP-binding protein, producing MILTVASGKGGTGKTSVACALALSLDRPLTFLDCDVEGANAHLFLHPEFLSQAEVKVPYPVIDAAKCDACGKCVENCQFGAMIRLGKKVRLMSGLCHGCGTCRLVCPLDAITMSGRSVGTVRYGTAGLMKFACGELLTGEALSVPIIRKIKEEKDDLVIIDCPPGTSCPAVESIDGASFALLVTEPTPFGEHDLRGMITVCRRLEVPCGVLINRSSGDDAIIERLCEITNVPILMRIPFDRRVAECYAHGGTLLEAMPGMESKMLDLFLEIRGLQR from the coding sequence ATGATCCTGACCGTCGCAAGTGGAAAAGGTGGCACCGGGAAGACCTCGGTAGCATGCGCCTTAGCACTATCACTTGACCGCCCGCTCACCTTTCTGGACTGCGATGTGGAGGGGGCTAACGCCCACCTTTTCCTTCACCCCGAGTTCCTTTCGCAAGCGGAGGTCAAAGTGCCCTACCCGGTCATAGACGCCGCCAAGTGCGATGCCTGTGGTAAGTGCGTTGAGAACTGCCAGTTCGGAGCTATGATACGTTTGGGAAAGAAGGTCAGGCTCATGTCAGGTCTCTGCCATGGCTGCGGGACATGTCGTCTGGTCTGCCCCCTCGACGCGATCACCATGTCCGGTCGGTCAGTGGGGACGGTACGCTACGGAACGGCCGGGCTCATGAAGTTCGCCTGCGGTGAACTGTTGACCGGTGAGGCCTTGTCGGTTCCCATCATCCGAAAGATCAAGGAAGAGAAGGATGACCTGGTCATCATCGACTGCCCTCCTGGCACCAGCTGTCCGGCGGTTGAGTCCATAGACGGAGCGAGCTTTGCCCTGTTGGTGACCGAGCCAACCCCTTTCGGGGAGCACGATCTGCGGGGCATGATCACCGTCTGCCGAAGACTGGAAGTGCCCTGTGGTGTGCTCATCAACCGCTCCAGCGGAGATGATGCTATCATCGAGCGCCTGTGTGAGATAACGAACGTTCCTATTCTGATGAGGATCCCCTTCGATAGACGGGTAGCGGAGTGCTACGCCCACGGCGGGACCCTGTTGGAAGCAATGCCGGGGATGGAAAGCAAGATGCTCGATCTCTTTCTGGAGATCAGGGGGTTGCAACGATGA